The Neodiprion virginianus isolate iyNeoVirg1 chromosome 5, iyNeoVirg1.1, whole genome shotgun sequence genome contains a region encoding:
- the LOC124304676 gene encoding WD repeat-containing protein 81 isoform X1, producing the protein MDILHEQLGIPKKYIRLLNGRISITVHRSWLANLLSVGSVTFITHDQLSADVIAAQPSLDELGSNWLRIYAQVYQKQHRNAIPLPRARNLGHGKTESELTFPQLLHYVMETNHHNLWKEAYKKYYSRWNPAEQREQSNITASSNDVAVMKDIITRMYGCPMVQLQDGNVVTVTPGSTRELHCNLLPALLTIETESCFITIHEQTAKYSLQDSVTYSPAALSSSHSKPLFLIYQLLRLLRDMHDRGLVLGEITLGDILLTDTFTIQVLPKITDNIHLKPQHECGSSASIHGHRKLKCHDYNKDISLNYEYSKNSGSPLFGINENIDKLCEMWIQGQISNFDYLTALNNVAGRRYGDPSCHHVMPWVTDFTSRCGGNWRDLTKSKFRLNKGDRQLDLTFDSHVTEVGHHVSDVLSEITYYVYLSRRYARSVLCKHVRPQWVPWEYPASIQRLHHWSPDECIPQFFTDPNVFKSIHEDLQDLEIPAWATSPEDFIEKHREALESIYVSERLHHWIDLTFGYKLSGSAAVKSKNVCLQLVDNHKGLTNSGIVQVFTLPHPQKLVPSPYWSKSPPRLQKPNLRERIKSDRSGERISEDEGHSSGFEEDESAANSNPSRSSPLALSRLLSRSRSSLLAPDDIPKTDKSSMQIILPKDYNPVAALVQVETTYAFLNKATHQTYKSNPIAHDSLTNYKQIVASSRIKEQQILGCLIAEIFLSARLRASTKAAYMTFNERFSACVNLLKASPDALPRCVRSAVALLLQADVIPKSYNFESVDNNDPASSSNNVQFRYLTVTNVGLPPPSAHQLLQSILSGSLFPFPKYFKRLFGVVEMLQEYNSLVQSLNLVTHRAQESESMSVTQTQYLCKISECKVKAAARDLERLLPEMGDTSEAYLELIVPHIRQIMEEPYCAVLAAWYLFDPIAKVIGPKHSAMALLEPIVKLYENGSIMDSESEIDVLSSMSPAKHRTVRLYHRSFLLKLMVRLGLRKFLDNFITPLVEAVGGYRDNLQNPSNVNYCRNGNLKTCDLGGSCSDAEAMLSPLDEDSSGDSDRNGSTSLGQSASDSKVLLSTDNEIEDVFVLETEENSPPSNASVPYNIDVHLELNLSLNDLSDEANKTSPPSSMKSPTIPIPKRVEGGKLVTGFNSIGCHVGSKTSSEDIPFSNSYVGNVTTGSNKATDSTSTTNVETLKEVTLHCENDDHPENVDVNDETVCMDLPLQKLVPIDCKVSEMSAESVIWLSHRLGPVLTARYLSRNLLRMLTLCYAGTENLTPISKNETARPDDQSKWPNTMLVGDRNASKVLECLTAIAGLYGEQIILLQYLGHMVELLALCKRKLTPNLEGGLVSCLALLTHIIGFLSDSALMDALHETILRSVLHPAVRILSTTRYTFPNGVVARSALADKYIAVTFCLSQRLGSEMSKTQIAVSIQRFFLAFDKAHGQISKNVYVGDIERKIVNSAKKINPNKKNSTTNSLAASCNESSYFEVLSDGSTQEWAVRELSPCMQQVQYSTSDEITESFSPPVIEDSCLTDSKRNKALDELRAVFTMELAHKSYVTFYRYIGDDAMEQILKNHQLIRDLCYEYEQETRPSCSNVDFAPVDFNSDTRDAESFGKISVVGNRIEVQRKSPSPQTQSSSDNGLSVSREMMSTSRHLRGNWLAYWEHEIGRPDKDTRFNIKQIKLQTFVGHTSSVRCLHVLDNENSFMSGGRDKSVKLWSLRSQGDGSAVSQCQYTYTGHKKSILALTFLESLRYAVTCDGSIHCWDPFMGSLLGSPECVRPAPVNTLAACPIPSTMLLAATTDMTLRVIDCRTFQYVNEMKVSMNPTGLIRCIAVAPSGHWIAMGQASGFLAILDIRTGLIIASWKGHECEVLQLEALNDTTIISSSLDQSIAVWSAVDGKLKFHLKGTTEPVHCLSIYDQELISATTANRIGVHTSVEATASFSSTKLRSDTFKGDLTAMSVLPLNRLLLLGADNGGISLLC; encoded by the exons atggacATACTCCACGAGCAGCTTGGCATACCAAAAAAATACATTCGCCTTTTAAATGGGCGAATTTCAATTACGGTTCACCGAAGTTGGTTAGCTAATTTACTCAGTGTTGGGTCAGTCACTTTTATCACTCATGATCAGCTGTCTGCAGACGTAATTGCAGCACAACCTTCACTTGATGAATTGGGATCTAACTGGCTCCGAATCTACGCTCAG GTATATCAAAAACAACACAGAAATGCAATTCCCTTACCAAGAGCGAGAAACCTGGGGCATGGAAAGACAGAATCAGAATTAACATTTCCACAGCTATTGCATTATGTTATGGAAACTAATCACCACAATTTATGGAAAGAAGCTTATAAAAAATACTACA GTAGATGGAATCCAGCCGAGCAAAGAGAACAGTCGAATATAACGGCAAGCAGCAACGATGTGGCTGTAATGAAAGATATTATTACTCGCATGTATGGCTGTCCGATGGTACAGCTGCAGGATGGCAATGTAGTAACTGTTACCCCAGGATCCACACGAGAGCTGCACTGTAATTTATTACCAGCGTTACTCACCATTGAAACAGAATCTTGTTTCATCACAATTCATGAACAAACTGCCAAATATTCCCTCCAAGA TTCTGTGACGTACAGTCCAGCAGCCCTATCTTCGAGCCATAGCAAACCTTTGTTCCTCATTTATCAGCTACTCCGTCTATTAAGAGATATGCATGATAGAGGTTTAGTTCTTGGAGAAATAACTCTCGGGGATATATTACTCACTGATACTTTCACTATTCAG GTCTTACCAAAAATAACTGACAATATACACTTGAAACCACAACACGAGTGTGGAAGTTCAGCTAGTATTCACGGTCACAGAAAATTAAAGTGTCACGATTACAACAAGGATATCAGCTTGAATTACGAGTATAGTAAAAATTCTGGTAGCCCTTTGTTTGGAATTAACGAAAACATTGATAAACTCTGTGAAATGTGGATTCAGGGGCAAATAAGTAATTTCGATTATTTGACTGCACTGAATAACGTAGCTGGCAGAAGATACGGGGATCCATCCTGCCATCATGTTATGCCTTGGGTGACAGATTTCACATCACGTTGCGGAGGAAATTGGAGAGACcttacaaaatcaaaatttcgactTAATAAAGGCGACCGGCAATTGGATCTTACGTTTGACTCCCATGTAACTGAG gTTGGTCATCATGTTTCGGATGTCCTTTCAGAAATCACTTACTACGTGTACCTTTCTCGTCGCTATGCTCGTTCTGTGCTATGCAAGCATGTGAGACCGCAGTGGGTTCCATGGGAGTATCCCGCGTCTATTCAAAGGCTGCATCATTGGAGTCCTGATGAATGTATTCCACAATTCTTCACCGATCCAAACGTCTTTAAg TCCATTCATGAAGACCTACAAGATCTGGAAATTCCAGCATGGGCAACGTCTCCCGAAGATTTTATAGAAAAGCATCGCGAGGCTTTGGAAAGTATATACGTTTCTGAAAGACTACATCACTGGATCGATCTCACTTTTGGTTACAA ATTATCAGGCTCAGCAGcagtgaaatcaaaaaatgtgtGCTTGCAGTTAGTCGATAATCACAAAGGGTTAACAAATTCTGGGATAGTGCAGGTGTTTACATTGCCACATCCGCAAAAGCTAGTGCCTTCACCTTACTGGAGTAAAAGTCCACCTCGTTTACAGAAACCAAACTTGAGGGAGAGAATAA AAAGTGATCGTTCTGGTGAAAGAATCAGTGAAGATGAAGGTCACAGTTCAGGCTTTGAAGAAGACGAATCTGCGGCCAATTCTAATCCTTCAAGGTCATCGCCACTAGCTTTGAGTCGTTTACTCAGTCGATCTCGGAGCTCCTTACTCGCTCCTGACGATATTCCAAAAACTGATAAATCGTCGATGCAAATTATTCTTCCCAAAGACTACAACCCAGTGGCGGCACTTGTGCAGGTTGAAACTACATATGCTTTTCTAAACAAAGCGACTCACCAGACTTATAAGTCAAATCCAATAGCCCATGACAGCTTGACTAACTACAAGCAAATTGTAGCCTCTAGTAGAATCAAGGAACAGCAAATACTTGGGTGTTTGATAGCCGAAATATTCCTTTCTGCAAGATTGAGAGCGTCAACGAAAGCTGCATACATGACATTTAATGAGAGATTCAGTGCCTGTGTCAATTTGTTAAAGGCATCACCGGATGCCCTACCAAGATGTGTGAGAAGCGCAGTAGCCTTGCTGCTTCAGGCTGACGTGATACCAAAGAGCTACAATTTCGAAAGTGTGGATAATAATGACCCTGCTTCAAGTTCGAACAATGTACAGTTTCGTTATCTGACAGTAACTAACGTTGGTCTACCTCCGCCCTCTGCCCATCAATTGCTACAGTCGATTTTGTCTGGAAGCTTGTTTCCCTTTCCTAAATACTTCAAACGTTTGTTCGGGGTGGTCGAAATGCTGCAAGAATACAATAGCCTTGTTCAAAGTTTGAATCTAGTTACACATAGGGCTCAGGAAAGTGAATCAATGTCTGTTACACAAACTCAATACCTCTGCAAGATCAGCGAGTGTAAAGTCAAAGCTGCAGCAAGAGACCTTGAACGACTTCTCCCTGAAATGGGTGATACTTCAGAAGCTTATCTCGAATTAATAGTACCCCATATTCGTCAAATAATGGAGGAACCTTACTGTGCTGTTTTAGCTGCTTGGTACTTATTTGATCCTATTGCCAA AGTTATAGGACCAAAACATTCCGCAATGGCTCTACTGGAACCAATTGTAAAGTTGTATGAAAATGGTTCCATAATGGATAGTGAATCTGAAATAGACGTTTTGTCTTCCATGTCACCTGCAAAGCACAGGACAGTGAGACTTTACCACCGTAGTTTTCTTTTAAAGCTTATGGTTAGACTTGGACTGCGCAAATTTTTAGACAACTTTATTACACCGTTAGTAGAGGCGGTTGGCGGCTACAGAGACAATTTACAAAACCCCTCTAACGTGAATTACTGTAGGAATGGAAACCTCAA GACATGTGATCTTGGCGGTAGCTGTAGCGATGCCGAAGCAATGCTATCACCCTTAGACGAGGATTCTTCTGGTGATTCTGATCGAAACGGTTCTACTTCTTTAGGCCAATCAGCCAGCGATTCCAAAGTATTACTTTCAACTGATAACGAAATAGAAGACGTTTTCGTTCTTGAAACAGAGGAAAATTCTCCACCTTCCAATGCTAGTGTACCTTATAACATAGATGTTCATTTGGAGCTGAACTTGAGTTTGAACGATCTCTCTGATGAAGCAAATAAAACCTCACCACCAAGCAGTATGAAATCGCCGACTATTCCGATACCAAAAAGAGTCGAAGGTGGTAAACTAGTCACTGGTTTCAACAGCATCGGTTGTCACGTTGGTAGTAAAACATCCAGTGAAGACATACCGTTCAGCAATTCATACGTCGGGAATGTCACCACTGGAAGTAACAAAGCTACGGACAGTACAAGCACAACAAATGTTGAAACTTTGAAGGAAGTTACTTTGCATTGTGAAAATGATGATCATCCTGAAAACGTTGACGTCAATGATGAAACAGTTTGCATGGATCTACCGCTACAGAAGTTAGTTCCTATTGATTGCAAAGTGTCTGAAATGAGCGCAGAGTCTGTCATTTGGTTGTCTCATCGTCTAGGACCAGTTCTAACTGCTCGTTATCTGTCACGGAATCTTCTCAGGATGTTAACGCTCTGCTACGCTGGAACAGAAAACTTGACCCCTATATCCAAGAATGAGACAGCAAGACCGGATGACCAGAGTAAATGGCCAAACACAATGCTTGTCGGGGATCGAAATGCATCCAAAGTTTTAGAATGCCTCACTGCTATTGCAGGCTTGTATGgtgagcaaataattttaCTGCAATACTTGGGTCACATGGTGGAATTACTGGCTTTGTGTAAACGGAAGCTGACCCCAAATCTGGAGGGTGGTTTAGTTTCTTGCCTGGCACTCTTGACACACATTATAGGATTCCTCAGTGATTCTGCGCTCATGGATGCCCTTCACGAAACTATATTAAGATCAGTTCTGCATCCGGCTGTGAGGATACTTTCGACAACCCGTTATACCTTTCCAAATGGTGTAGTGGCACGCAGCGCATTGGCTGACAAATATATTGCAGTGACATTCTGCTTGAGCCAAAGACTAGGATCGGAGATGAGTAAAACGCAGATAGCAGTTTCTATTCAGCGTTTTTTTCTAGCTTTTGACAAAGCGCATGGTCAAATTAGTAAAAACGTGTACGTTGGAGATATAGAGCGAAAAATCGTCAATTCTGCAAAGAAGATCAAtcctaacaaaaaaaattctacaaccAACAGTCTAGCTGCATCTTGCAATGAGAGCAGCTACTTCGAAGTGTTATCAGATGGTTCCACTCAGGAATGGGCTGTCAGAGAATTGTCTCCATGTATGCAACAAGTCCAGTACAGCACAAGCGACGAAATCACCGAATCTTTCTCACCCCCTGTAATCGAAGATAGTTGTTTGACGGATTCCAAACGAAACAAAGCACTCGATGAACTCAGAGCAGTCTTCACTATGGAGTTAGCACACAAATCGTATGTAACATTTTATCGTTACATCGGGGATGATGCTATGGAgcaaattctgaaaaatcatcAACTAATCAGAGATCTTTGTTACGAATATGAACAAGAAACTCGACCTTCTTGTTCTAACGTTGATTTTGCACCTGTAGATTTCAACTCTGATACAAGGGATGCAGAgagttttggaaaaatatctGTTGTTGGAAATCGCATTGAAGTTCAAAGAAAGAGTCCATCCCCGCAAACACAGTCTTCAAGTGATAACGGGTTATCAGTAAGCAGAGAGATGATGTCTACCAGTCGGCACCTTAGAGGAAATTGGTTGGCATATTGGGAGCACGAAATCGGCAGACCCGATAAAGATACCAGATTTAACATTAAGCAAATAAAACTTCAAACATTCGTCGGTCACACTAGTAGCGTCAGATGTCTTCATGTCCTTGACAATGAGAATAGCTTTATGAGCGGAGGGCGAGACAAAAGTGTGAAACTTTGGAGCCTGAGAAGTCAGGGAGATGGTAGTGCGGTATCACAATGTCAATACACTTACACAGGACACAAAAAGTCAATACTTGCCTTAACGTTTCTGGAATCTCTGAGGTATGCGGTCACTTGCGATGGGTCCATTCACTGCTGGGATCCGTTCATGGGTTCACTGTTAGGGTCTCCGGAATGCGTCCGTCCTGCACCTGTAAATACTCTGGCAGCTTGTCCTATTCCGTCTACAATGCTGCTTGCTGCTACTACAGATATGACATTAAGAGTTATTGACTGCAGAACATTTCAGTATGTTAATGAAATGAAG GTCTCTATGAATCCAACTGGTTTAATACGATGTATAGCGGTAGCTCCTAGTGGGCATTGGATTGCCATGGGTCAGGCATCTGGATTTCTTGCAATTTTAGACATTCGTACTGGACTAATTATAGCATCATGGAAAGGTCACGAATGTGAA GTGTTGCAGTTGGAAGCATTAAACGACACAACTATCATTAGCTCTTCCTTAGACCAGTCTATCGCAGTATGGAGTGCAGTTgacggaaaattgaaatttcatttgaa AGGGACAACAGAACCGGTACACTGTTTGTCCATCTACGATCAAGAGTTGATATCAGCTACAACTGCAAATCGCATCGGAGTTCACACCTCTGTAGAGGCAACAGCTTCATTTTCTTCGACTAAATTACGATCAGATACGTTTAAAGGTGATCTTACAGCCATGTCTGTACTTCCTCTGAATAGACTTCTTCTGCTAGGTGCTGACAACGGTGGAATTTCCCTACTATGTTAA